Proteins co-encoded in one Armatimonadota bacterium genomic window:
- a CDS encoding M20/M25/M40 family metallo-hydrolase has protein sequence MDGFDAYVADNQARFVAELQAFCRLPSVAAEGRAVAETADAVAARLAQAGAAARVVPVPGGSPVVLGEVGRGPRTLLIYGHYDVQPADPLAEWHSDPFGAEARDGRVYARGVSDNKGPVMARIQAVEAYRHAAGDLPVRVRFLIEGEEEIGSPHLAAFVEAHLADLRADLALWEGNGRDATGRPMGSLGQKGLASFNVRLRTARQDQHSMWGTLVPNALWRMVWALGTLKDPEDRITIEGLSDQVRSPGAAELALLDRIPFDDDRIHQQFGIRGFVRGLRGRDALRRHLFEPACTINGLWGGYTGPGGKTVLPAEAQAKIEIRLVPDLTPDLVARLLRVHLDRAGFADVELEPVDRLTPFRCRPDHPLVAEALAAAEETYGEPVALYPTSPGSGPMFQVCGPLQIPGISIGGMNHAGANIHGPNENIFISDYLLGIRFAGRLFARLGGTR, from the coding sequence ATGGACGGGTTCGACGCGTACGTGGCCGACAACCAGGCGCGCTTCGTCGCCGAGCTGCAGGCGTTCTGCCGGCTCCCCAGCGTCGCCGCCGAGGGCCGGGCCGTCGCTGAGACTGCCGACGCGGTCGCCGCACGCCTGGCGCAGGCCGGCGCGGCGGCGCGTGTGGTGCCCGTCCCGGGCGGCTCGCCCGTGGTACTGGGCGAGGTCGGCCGCGGCCCGCGCACCCTGCTGATCTATGGGCACTACGACGTGCAGCCGGCCGACCCGCTGGCCGAGTGGCACTCCGACCCGTTTGGGGCCGAGGCGCGTGACGGCCGCGTCTACGCCCGCGGTGTCTCGGACAACAAGGGTCCGGTCATGGCGCGCATCCAGGCGGTGGAGGCCTACCGGCACGCGGCCGGCGACCTGCCGGTCCGGGTGCGGTTCCTGATCGAGGGCGAAGAGGAGATCGGCAGCCCTCACCTGGCGGCCTTCGTGGAGGCCCACCTCGCAGACCTGCGCGCCGACCTAGCGCTGTGGGAAGGCAACGGCCGCGATGCCACCGGCCGTCCGATGGGCAGCCTGGGCCAGAAGGGCCTAGCGTCGTTCAACGTCCGCCTGCGCACCGCCCGGCAGGACCAGCACTCGATGTGGGGCACGCTCGTGCCCAACGCCCTCTGGCGCATGGTCTGGGCGCTGGGCACGCTCAAGGATCCGGAGGACCGCATCACCATCGAGGGGCTATCGGACCAGGTGCGGTCGCCGGGCGCCGCCGAGCTGGCGTTGCTGGACCGGATCCCCTTCGATGACGACCGGATCCACCAGCAGTTCGGCATCCGCGGGTTCGTGCGCGGCCTGCGGGGCCGCGACGCCCTGCGGCGTCACCTGTTCGAGCCCGCGTGCACGATCAACGGCCTGTGGGGCGGCTACACGGGCCCCGGCGGGAAGACGGTCCTCCCGGCCGAGGCGCAGGCCAAGATCGAGATCCGCCTAGTCCCCGACCTGACGCCCGACCTGGTGGCCCGGCTGCTGCGGGTGCACCTGGACCGCGCTGGCTTCGCCGACGTGGAGCTCGAGCCCGTCGACCGGCTGACACCCTTCCGTTGCCGTCCGGATCACCCGCTGGTCGCAGAGGCGCTCGCGGCGGCGGAGGAGACGTACGGCGAGCCGGTGGCGCTCTACCCCACGTCGCCCGGCTCCGGCCCGATGTTCCAGGTCTGCGGCCCGCTGCAGATCCCCGGCATCTCCATCGGCGGGATGAACCACGCTGGGGCGAACATCCACGGGCCCAACGAGAACATCTTTATCAGCGACTACCTGCTCGGCATCCGCTTTGCGGGCCGCCTGTTCGCCCGGCTGGGCGGCACGCGGTGA
- a CDS encoding mandelate racemase/muconate lactonizing enzyme family protein, translating to MIPAAMLPRAAGTGLAMRVTGVECIVLRLPEVRLIADGTQDTLLVRVHTDAGIVGVGEAHTAPWVLKAIIEAPPSHIYAQGLRDLLIGEDPFDRERIWDKLYRYSTVYGRRGAVIHAISALDLALWDLVGKAEGKPVWQLLGERRRSRVPAYASTLMPEDAAEAAEETLRWHAEGFRAVKLGWGSLGQDVARDLAMVAAVRERVGADVDLLIDVGYGMDVESAIRLARGLEALDAFLLEEPLSPDDLDGYARLADAVALPIAAGEKETTRFGFQDLIERGRVDIVQPDLARAGGFTECRRIAGLAAARGVTVLPHCWSTDILVAATLHFVSVLPECPYLEYCVLETPLRRELVREPIRARGGFVEVPEGPGLGVEVNEETVARFRYA from the coding sequence GTGATCCCTGCCGCGATGCTGCCCCGGGCGGCAGGGACCGGGCTGGCCATGCGCGTCACCGGCGTGGAGTGCATCGTCCTCCGGCTGCCCGAGGTCAGGCTCATCGCCGACGGGACACAGGACACGCTATTGGTGCGCGTCCACACCGACGCGGGGATCGTCGGCGTCGGCGAGGCCCACACGGCGCCCTGGGTGCTGAAGGCGATTATCGAGGCGCCGCCCTCCCACATCTACGCCCAGGGGTTGCGTGACCTGCTCATTGGCGAAGACCCGTTCGACCGGGAGCGCATCTGGGACAAGCTCTACCGGTACAGTACGGTCTACGGCCGGCGCGGCGCCGTGATCCACGCGATCAGCGCGCTGGATCTGGCCCTGTGGGATCTCGTCGGCAAGGCCGAGGGCAAGCCGGTGTGGCAACTGCTGGGCGAGCGCCGGCGCAGCCGGGTCCCGGCGTACGCGAGCACCCTGATGCCGGAGGACGCCGCCGAGGCCGCGGAGGAGACGCTACGCTGGCACGCTGAGGGCTTCCGGGCCGTGAAGCTCGGGTGGGGCAGCCTGGGGCAGGACGTGGCCAGGGACCTGGCGATGGTGGCCGCGGTACGCGAGCGGGTGGGGGCGGACGTGGACCTGCTCATCGACGTCGGCTACGGCATGGACGTGGAGAGCGCGATCAGGCTGGCACGCGGTCTGGAGGCCCTGGACGCCTTCCTCCTAGAGGAGCCGCTCTCGCCGGACGACCTGGACGGCTACGCGCGCCTCGCCGACGCCGTGGCCCTGCCGATCGCCGCCGGCGAGAAGGAGACCACGCGCTTCGGCTTTCAGGACCTGATCGAGCGCGGGCGGGTGGACATCGTCCAGCCCGACCTAGCCCGCGCCGGCGGGTTCACCGAGTGCCGGCGCATCGCTGGGCTTGCGGCCGCGCGCGGCGTCACCGTCCTGCCCCACTGCTGGAGCACGGACATCCTGGTGGCGGCCACGCTGCACTTCGTCTCCGTGCTGCCCGAGTGCCCCTACCTGGAGTACTGTGTGCTGGAGACGCCGCTGCGGCGCGAGCTGGTGCGCGAGCCAATCCGCGCGCGGGGCGGGTTCGTCGAGGTTCCTGAGGGGCCGGGGCTGGGGGTGGAGGTGAACGAGGAGACGGTGGCGCGGTTCAGGTACGCGTAG
- a CDS encoding succinylglutamate desuccinylase/aspartoacylase family protein, which yields MAGRFSIGDITVGPGEVGRGAVARFRLGDSQEVRVPAVVVNGREDGPTLLVTAGVHGREVCGIGALLDALKQMNPSQMSGRVIGVTVANPLAVQLGTYITPHDSINLSSPIYFPANARGTVTQRMAAGIEQAIEAADYVIDMHANPLPSMPFVLTCVSLAPDEKSKAEAKRFARAFGVTVIEMVKTTASSIRDFATQRGKPGITPELAGNHFLWDSITSVGTRGILNCAKAVGILPGEPEPQTGAEPILEGDYVFHGMLRSNAGGFLKVHRKPGEFIRAGDRVATILDCYGEVLEEIPMPVDGYCWAFLGGSLPQSWVITEGDSIAYVFRKQA from the coding sequence ATGGCAGGCAGGTTCAGTATCGGCGACATCACGGTCGGACCCGGCGAGGTCGGGCGCGGGGCAGTGGCCCGTTTCCGCCTGGGCGACTCGCAGGAGGTCAGGGTCCCGGCGGTGGTCGTGAACGGCAGGGAGGATGGGCCGACCCTGCTGGTGACGGCCGGCGTGCACGGCCGGGAGGTCTGCGGCATCGGCGCGCTCCTGGACGCGCTCAAGCAGATGAATCCGTCCCAGATGTCCGGGCGCGTGATCGGGGTCACCGTGGCCAATCCGCTTGCAGTCCAGCTCGGGACGTACATCACACCCCACGACTCGATCAACCTCTCCAGCCCCATCTACTTCCCCGCCAACGCGCGCGGCACGGTGACCCAGCGCATGGCCGCGGGTATCGAGCAGGCCATCGAGGCGGCCGACTACGTCATCGACATGCACGCCAACCCGCTGCCCTCCATGCCGTTCGTCCTCACCTGCGTCTCGCTGGCGCCGGACGAGAAGAGCAAGGCCGAAGCGAAGCGGTTCGCCCGGGCGTTCGGCGTCACGGTCATCGAGATGGTGAAGACGACGGCCAGCAGCATCCGGGACTTCGCCACCCAGCGGGGGAAGCCGGGCATCACGCCCGAGCTCGCCGGCAACCACTTCCTCTGGGACAGCATCACCAGCGTCGGGACGCGCGGCATCCTGAACTGCGCGAAGGCGGTGGGTATCCTGCCCGGCGAGCCCGAGCCGCAGACCGGGGCCGAGCCGATCCTGGAGGGCGACTACGTCTTCCACGGGATGCTGCGCAGCAACGCCGGCGGGTTCCTCAAGGTGCACCGGAAGCCGGGGGAGTTCATCCGGGCCGGCGACCGCGTGGCGACGATCCTCGACTGCTACGGCGAGGTCCTGGAAGAGATCCCCATGCCGGTCGACGGCTACTGCTGGGCGTTCCTCGGCGGCAGCCTGCCTCAGTCCTGGGTGATCACCGAGGGCGACAGCATCGCGTACGTGTTCAGGAAGCAGGCGTGA
- a CDS encoding ABC transporter substrate-binding protein yields the protein MVAIRLVAIGLVLVLSVPALLAPGTAAQGRKVLVVAQAGDIDSLDNEKALGPSKNAIILCTDWQYLAFKPVQLKSGLWTVDTNVLVPRIVEKWEERALPNGRYQYAFQIKRGLKHQSGNPVTAHDIVFSMQRRQAFKRDTLERTLGRFEANKDLAVPDDYTLQINAAGVAPLLFKSVMTQRNLYDSKRVKELAGASDPWGEEYLKKNCVGGGPYRLSKWTPGVEMVFDRWPDWWGNQTWEKTTVDQIVLRVVPSVETRALLLQRGEVDIALDMPPREIDRLRSVQGVKILSYPSQNMLYVGINPVIKPFDNVKVRKAMALAFPYQTAIEQVFRGDARRLNGPVPTGVALARKVAAYSTDLNKAKGLLTEAGVPGGTEIALTLDAKFQTHEDLAVLYKANLEQLGLRVNIQKMPSAQFNTETRAKRIAFFFYEALWWVPDPLYILSLSFESKAHTNVSNYQNAQVDDMLAKALETADEKQRLRLLEQVQNFVIDDVGWVTVAQPNFNLAVRANIDRYVHQNTELHHLWLVQKK from the coding sequence ATGGTGGCAATCCGTCTGGTGGCCATAGGCCTGGTACTCGTCCTGAGCGTGCCGGCGCTCTTGGCGCCAGGCACCGCGGCCCAGGGCCGGAAGGTGCTCGTCGTTGCCCAGGCGGGCGACATCGACAGTCTGGACAACGAGAAGGCTCTGGGGCCCTCGAAGAACGCGATCATCCTCTGCACCGACTGGCAGTATCTTGCGTTCAAGCCCGTGCAGTTGAAGAGCGGGCTGTGGACCGTCGACACGAACGTCCTGGTGCCCCGCATCGTCGAGAAGTGGGAGGAGCGCGCCCTGCCCAACGGGCGGTACCAGTACGCCTTCCAGATCAAGCGCGGGTTGAAGCACCAGAGCGGCAACCCGGTCACGGCGCACGACATCGTCTTCTCGATGCAGCGGCGCCAGGCGTTCAAGCGTGACACGCTGGAGCGCACGCTCGGGCGGTTCGAGGCCAACAAGGACCTGGCGGTGCCCGACGACTACACCCTGCAGATCAACGCGGCCGGCGTCGCCCCGCTGTTGTTCAAGTCGGTCATGACCCAGCGCAACCTCTACGACTCGAAGCGGGTCAAGGAGCTGGCCGGCGCCAGCGATCCCTGGGGCGAGGAGTACTTGAAGAAGAACTGCGTGGGCGGCGGCCCCTACCGGCTCAGCAAGTGGACGCCCGGCGTGGAGATGGTCTTCGACCGCTGGCCCGACTGGTGGGGGAACCAGACCTGGGAGAAGACGACCGTCGACCAGATCGTCCTCCGCGTGGTGCCCTCGGTCGAGACCCGGGCCCTGCTGCTGCAGCGGGGCGAGGTGGACATCGCGCTGGACATGCCCCCCCGCGAGATCGACCGACTGCGCAGCGTGCAGGGGGTTAAGATCCTGTCATACCCCAGCCAGAACATGCTGTACGTCGGGATCAACCCGGTTATCAAGCCCTTCGATAACGTGAAGGTGCGCAAGGCGATGGCGCTCGCCTTCCCGTACCAAACGGCGATCGAGCAGGTCTTCCGCGGCGACGCCCGCCGGCTGAACGGGCCGGTGCCCACCGGCGTCGCGCTGGCGCGCAAAGTCGCGGCGTACTCCACCGACCTCAATAAGGCGAAGGGGCTGCTCACGGAGGCCGGCGTGCCGGGCGGCACCGAGATCGCGCTGACATTGGACGCCAAGTTCCAGACCCACGAGGACCTGGCCGTGCTGTACAAGGCCAACCTGGAGCAGCTCGGCCTGAGGGTGAACATCCAGAAGATGCCATCGGCGCAGTTCAACACCGAGACCCGGGCGAAGCGGATCGCGTTCTTCTTCTACGAGGCCCTGTGGTGGGTGCCCGACCCGCTCTACATCCTCAGCCTAAGCTTCGAGAGCAAGGCCCACACCAACGTCAGCAACTACCAGAACGCCCAGGTGGACGACATGCTGGCGAAGGCGCTGGAGACCGCTGACGAGAAGCAGCGGCTGCGGCTTCTGGAGCAGGTGCAGAACTTTGTAATCGACGACGTGGGCTGGGTGACCGTGGCCCAGCCGAACTTCAACCTGGCGGTGCGCGCGAACATCGATCGCTACGTGCATCAGAACACCGAGCTGCACCACCTCTGGCTCGTCCAGAAGAAGTGA
- a CDS encoding ABC transporter ATP-binding protein, with translation MIAVHLEVPDLAVPEAPILRVEDLRKTFVVKGAGWRRWRLHALSGVTFDVRRGETLGLVGESGCGKSTTARCLVRLLRPDGGRIVFDGQDITRLTDRQFWPLRRRIQMVFQDPTDSLNPRMTVEEMVGEPLDLHFRLTPRERMERIVAVLTLVGLKDEHLDRYPHQLSIGQQQRVGIARAVATGADLLVLDEPTSALDVSVRGMVLRLLEELRERLHMTYVFISHDLSVVKHICHRVAVMYLGMVVEVGSTEEIFRRPRHPYTEALLQAVPIPDPRARRERLILPGEVPSPLSLPAGCFFYSRCSIRREECATTPQWLRPAGAGHYVACHVRVP, from the coding sequence GTGATCGCGGTACACTTGGAGGTGCCGGACCTGGCCGTCCCCGAGGCGCCGATCCTGCGGGTGGAGGACCTCCGCAAGACCTTCGTGGTGAAGGGCGCTGGATGGCGGCGGTGGCGCCTCCACGCCCTCAGCGGCGTGACGTTCGACGTCCGGCGGGGCGAGACGCTCGGCCTAGTGGGCGAGAGCGGCTGCGGGAAGTCCACCACCGCCCGCTGCTTGGTCCGGCTGCTCCGGCCGGACGGCGGGCGGATCGTCTTCGACGGCCAGGACATCACGCGCCTGACCGACCGGCAGTTCTGGCCGCTGCGCCGGCGCATCCAGATGGTCTTCCAGGACCCGACCGACTCGCTCAACCCCCGCATGACCGTGGAGGAGATGGTCGGCGAGCCCCTCGACCTGCACTTCAGGCTGACGCCGCGGGAGCGGATGGAGCGGATCGTGGCGGTCCTGACCCTGGTGGGGCTGAAGGACGAGCACCTCGACCGCTACCCCCACCAGTTGAGCATCGGACAGCAGCAGCGCGTGGGCATCGCGCGGGCCGTGGCCACCGGCGCGGACCTGCTGGTGTTGGACGAGCCCACCTCGGCCCTCGACGTGTCCGTGCGGGGGATGGTGCTCCGTCTGCTGGAGGAGCTGCGCGAGCGGCTGCACATGACCTACGTCTTCATCTCGCACGACCTTAGCGTGGTGAAGCACATCTGCCACCGGGTGGCGGTCATGTACCTGGGGATGGTCGTCGAGGTGGGCTCCACCGAAGAGATCTTCCGCCGGCCTCGCCACCCCTACACGGAGGCGCTGCTGCAGGCGGTGCCCATCCCCGACCCGCGCGCCCGCCGCGAGCGCCTGATCCTGCCCGGCGAGGTGCCGAGCCCCCTCAGCCTGCCGGCCGGGTGCTTCTTCTACTCGCGGTGTTCCATCCGGCGCGAGGAGTGCGCGACGACGCCGCAGTGGCTGCGGCCCGCCGGGGCCGGGCACTACGTGGCGTGTCACGTGCGGGTGCCCTAG
- a CDS encoding ABC transporter permease yields MRLLKYTVKRLLFLAPVMLGVLVVTFIVARILPADPIYLLVPADADKITVDAVRRELGLDKPVYAQFIGYLKGVVRGDLGTSIHTGNPVTADIRHRFPATLELTLLGLALCVFVSIPLGVFAAVRRDGLVDHVARIVSLVGVSLPSFWLALLLVYLLFFKLGWAPPPLGRGPVGFSPPTITGMYSVDTLLAGDWQGFLVVLRYLALPVISLALINMAPLTRLTRSSMIEALGSEYVRFALAAGIPKRTIYFRLALKNALLPPITLLGIIVGFLLGGAVIIETIFAWPGLGLWAVNAAMQSDYAPVQAFALLAAGVKVIVYLLTDLVYFAIDPRIRY; encoded by the coding sequence ATGCGCCTCCTCAAGTACACGGTCAAACGCCTGCTCTTCCTCGCGCCGGTGATGCTCGGGGTCCTGGTGGTGACATTCATCGTCGCCCGCATCCTGCCAGCCGATCCGATCTACCTGCTCGTCCCGGCCGACGCCGACAAGATCACGGTCGACGCGGTGCGCAGGGAGCTCGGGCTGGACAAGCCGGTCTACGCTCAGTTCATCGGGTACCTCAAGGGCGTGGTCCGCGGGGACCTGGGCACATCGATCCACACCGGGAACCCGGTGACGGCGGACATCCGGCACCGGTTTCCCGCGACCCTCGAGCTGACACTGCTGGGGCTGGCCCTCTGCGTCTTCGTGTCCATCCCGCTGGGCGTGTTCGCCGCGGTGCGGCGCGACGGGCTGGTCGACCACGTCGCCCGGATCGTCTCCCTGGTGGGCGTGTCGCTACCCTCCTTCTGGCTCGCCCTGCTGCTGGTCTACTTGCTCTTCTTCAAGCTCGGATGGGCGCCGCCGCCGCTGGGCCGGGGCCCGGTGGGCTTCTCGCCGCCCACCATCACCGGCATGTACTCGGTAGACACGCTGCTGGCCGGCGACTGGCAAGGCTTTCTCGTCGTGCTGCGCTACCTGGCCCTGCCGGTGATCAGCCTGGCCCTAATCAACATGGCGCCGCTGACCCGCCTGACCCGCTCGAGCATGATCGAGGCCCTGGGGTCGGAGTACGTGCGCTTCGCGCTTGCCGCGGGGATCCCGAAGCGCACCATCTACTTCCGGCTGGCGCTGAAGAACGCGCTGCTGCCGCCCATCACGCTGCTGGGGATCATCGTCGGGTTCCTGCTGGGCGGGGCGGTGATTATCGAGACGATCTTCGCCTGGCCCGGGCTGGGGCTGTGGGCCGTCAATGCCGCCATGCAGAGCGACTACGCGCCGGTCCAGGCCTTCGCGCTGCTGGCCGCGGGGGTGAAGGTCATCGTCTACCTGCTCACCGACCTGGTCTACTTCGCCATCGACCCGCGGATCAGGTACTGA
- a CDS encoding ABC transporter permease yields MVTVETTAIASAARRWTRLKSRWSHMAYLFRRNPLSMVGLGIVLFFLALAVLAPAIVTHDPLAPDPVNQAQPPGRTHLFGTDGLGMDVFSRVIAAARVDMYVAIASVTLAILVGLPLGAVAGYFGGVVDDIVMRALDSQQAFPSYILALAIVTATGQSLTNIILVIAFVNYPIYARLVRAQMLSVKESQYADAARVLGNPRWRIIFRHLVPNCLGPVYVQGSLNAGWALLLAASLSFIGLGVRLPTPEWGLMVSQGSRHLVFGEWWMSFFPGLALFLAVLGFNLLGDGLQDMFDPKRR; encoded by the coding sequence ATGGTCACCGTCGAGACCACCGCCATCGCCAGCGCCGCCCGCCGGTGGACGCGCCTCAAGAGCCGCTGGAGCCACATGGCCTACCTGTTCCGCCGCAACCCCCTCTCGATGGTGGGGCTGGGGATCGTGTTGTTCTTCCTGGCCCTGGCGGTCCTGGCGCCGGCCATCGTTACTCACGATCCGCTGGCGCCAGATCCCGTCAACCAGGCGCAGCCCCCGGGCCGGACGCACCTCTTTGGGACGGATGGGCTGGGGATGGACGTGTTCAGCCGCGTCATCGCTGCGGCGCGGGTCGACATGTACGTGGCCATCGCCTCGGTGACCCTGGCCATCCTGGTAGGACTACCCCTCGGTGCCGTGGCCGGCTACTTCGGCGGCGTGGTGGACGACATCGTCATGCGCGCGCTGGACAGCCAGCAGGCGTTCCCCAGCTACATCCTGGCGCTGGCCATCGTCACCGCCACGGGACAGTCGCTGACGAACATCATCCTGGTCATCGCCTTCGTGAACTATCCCATCTATGCGCGGCTGGTCCGGGCCCAGATGCTCTCTGTCAAGGAGAGCCAGTACGCCGACGCCGCGCGCGTGCTCGGCAACCCGCGCTGGCGCATCATCTTCCGGCACCTGGTGCCCAACTGCCTGGGGCCGGTGTACGTGCAGGGGTCCCTTAACGCCGGGTGGGCGCTGCTGCTGGCCGCCAGTCTCTCGTTCATCGGCCTGGGCGTGCGGCTACCGACGCCCGAGTGGGGGCTGATGGTCTCGCAGGGCTCCCGGCACCTCGTCTTCGGCGAGTGGTGGATGTCGTTCTTCCCGGGGCTGGCCCTCTTCCTGGCCGTTCTGGGCTTCAACCTGCTCGGCGACGGTCTGCAGGACATGTTCGATCCGAAGCGGCGGTGA
- a CDS encoding ABC transporter ATP-binding protein yields the protein MMPLLTIRGLRVHFETFRGTVHALNGVDLSVRPGEILGLVGETGSGKSVTAYASLNLVRPPGRIVAGEVWFREQDLLALPEQELERIRGRDIAMIPQSPRAALNPLFSIGDQLVTYIRVHQQAAPAAARRAALEMLEKVRIADPARVLRAFPHELSTGMCQRVLIAMALSCGPALLIADEPTTGIDVTLQAQILRLITDLVRDEHTATVLITHDLGVVAETCDRVAVMYAGRVVEEGPVEALFSDPRHPYTQGLIASTLRVDQDRPIHVIPGTVPNMLEPPQACMFRFRCPMAEAVCAQIDPPVTAVQLGQAARCHFADRTAGFLAAQRQRAAQLNAQDVAV from the coding sequence ATGATGCCCCTGCTGACCATCCGCGGCCTACGGGTGCACTTCGAGACGTTCAGGGGGACGGTGCACGCGCTGAACGGCGTGGACCTTTCGGTCCGGCCGGGCGAGATCCTCGGGCTGGTCGGCGAGACCGGGTCCGGGAAGTCAGTGACCGCGTACGCCAGCCTCAACCTGGTCCGGCCGCCGGGCCGGATCGTCGCCGGCGAGGTGTGGTTCCGCGAGCAGGACCTGCTCGCCCTCCCCGAGCAGGAGCTGGAGCGCATCCGCGGTCGCGACATCGCCATGATCCCGCAGTCACCGCGCGCGGCGCTGAACCCGCTCTTCAGCATCGGGGATCAACTCGTGACCTACATCCGGGTGCACCAGCAGGCCGCGCCGGCCGCCGCCCGCCGGGCCGCCCTCGAGATGCTGGAGAAAGTGCGCATCGCCGATCCCGCCCGGGTCCTGCGCGCGTTCCCCCACGAGCTGTCCACCGGCATGTGCCAGCGGGTGCTTATCGCCATGGCGCTGTCCTGCGGGCCGGCCCTCCTGATCGCCGACGAGCCGACGACCGGGATCGACGTCACGCTACAGGCCCAGATCCTGCGGCTGATCACGGATCTGGTGCGGGACGAGCACACGGCGACGGTGTTGATCACCCACGACCTGGGCGTCGTCGCTGAGACGTGCGACCGGGTGGCCGTCATGTATGCGGGCCGCGTCGTGGAGGAGGGCCCGGTCGAGGCCCTGTTCTCCGACCCGCGCCACCCGTACACGCAGGGGCTCATCGCTTCCACGCTGCGGGTCGATCAGGACCGTCCGATCCACGTCATCCCGGGCACCGTGCCCAACATGCTGGAGCCGCCGCAGGCGTGCATGTTCCGCTTCCGGTGCCCGATGGCCGAGGCGGTCTGCGCCCAGATCGACCCGCCGGTGACGGCGGTGCAGCTGGGACAGGCGGCGCGGTGCCACTTCGCAGACCGCACGGCTGGGTTTCTCGCGGCTCAGCGGCAGCGGGCGGCGCAGTTGAACGCGCAGGATGTCGCCGTCTAG
- a CDS encoding dihydrodipicolinate synthase family protein: MDRHSVTWEGNFNAVVTPFAADGSVDAEKFVRNLTLLIDEGIDGLVVTGCTGEFWALDRRERIELYRLAVATAAGRVPVICGTSAIRTSEVIELSRAAETAGAQGVMITPPFYALPSPREIAAHYQTISDQIGLPILVYNIPKRQAVGIGPELLQRLADVDKVVAIKQSAPSFDDVTQAVALVGDRIRIFAGHSVTRGFPAIAMGCDGYVSSVEPQVMGREAIELFRLSRRGDVAAARALQYRCIALDEAIHGVGTFPASLKAAMNLVGRPGGYPREPLLPLTAEEQQRLERVLTALGLLAAVPS, translated from the coding sequence ATGGACCGGCACAGCGTCACCTGGGAGGGGAACTTCAACGCCGTGGTCACGCCCTTTGCGGCGGACGGCAGCGTCGATGCAGAGAAGTTCGTGCGCAACTTGACCCTGCTCATCGACGAGGGCATCGACGGCTTGGTCGTCACAGGCTGCACGGGCGAGTTCTGGGCGCTTGACCGGCGGGAGCGCATCGAGCTCTACCGGCTGGCCGTCGCGACGGCCGCGGGCCGGGTGCCCGTGATCTGCGGGACCTCGGCGATCCGCACCTCGGAGGTCATTGAGCTGTCGCGCGCGGCGGAGACGGCCGGCGCCCAGGGCGTCATGATTACGCCCCCGTTCTACGCGCTGCCCTCGCCGCGGGAGATCGCCGCGCACTACCAGACGATCAGCGACCAGATCGGCCTTCCCATCTTGGTGTACAACATCCCCAAGCGGCAGGCGGTGGGGATCGGGCCCGAGCTGCTGCAACGGCTGGCCGATGTGGACAAGGTCGTGGCCATCAAGCAGAGCGCGCCGTCGTTCGACGACGTGACCCAGGCCGTCGCGCTGGTGGGCGACCGGATCCGCATCTTCGCCGGCCACTCGGTCACGCGCGGCTTCCCGGCGATCGCCATGGGCTGCGACGGGTACGTCAGCAGCGTCGAGCCCCAGGTGATGGGCCGGGAGGCGATCGAGCTCTTCCGCCTCTCGCGCCGCGGCGACGTCGCGGCCGCGCGGGCCCTGCAATACCGGTGCATCGCCCTCGACGAGGCGATCCATGGCGTGGGCACCTTCCCAGCGTCACTGAAGGCCGCGATGAACCTGGTCGGCCGGCCGGGCGGCTATCCCCGCGAGCCCCTGCTCCCGCTGACCGCAGAGGAGCAGCAGCGCCTGGAGCGCGTCCTGACGGCGCTCGGGCTGCTGGCTGCGGTGCCCTCGTAG